A region from the Perca fluviatilis chromosome 16, GENO_Pfluv_1.0, whole genome shotgun sequence genome encodes:
- the LOC120543802 gene encoding neuronal tyrosine-phosphorylated phosphoinositide-3-kinase adapter 1 isoform X3, whose product MSSGSAQDVAVEHFLRDIERRSKRLHCAVRGCEEERPRSDMNLLYRKSRLDWRQRDQEGSKKSSNQNDPSATVGKVRDLASFRRHFRMGFMTMPASQDLSPHSCASAMAPRSQSCHAVGAGDTSLENGDYSDTQSQHGGRCPPAKPKRHPSTRLSSSSSDSRGLIDTPPPLASSHSQAKHSEKKNAMKKSDSGEIGGKKVPPLKPKRSPSTQLSFDPLPPRVPPSATSLPFQAADSQIQTGDGEDEPVYIEMVGQVFTRDSQTATPHPVTPVATTPDSDSDQSEAIYEEMKYPLQEDRESQRHLPSKHEKLKTSKHFHVTPSSSSSSSSLPRPSSSSPSYSKPKATVSISHSSPLPSSASSTPVPQVLSTSPHTPRAPTPYLLQGSKSEAESNTKIPAPFPNLLQHRPPLLAFPQPAAASSGVGVQNKSTSAKMGTQTSSVTTQASTSSSTTSNVPSSLSGSKESSGGSASQQDKHSREAQLGPAPGLRARSHSTPLPPSSKSTSPFSHHHHHPHHRPSHYHHYRKPERGDSPAPIKGSSQNQATVQTQTSSTGKEGKSVSFLLKSDKGERDKDRDRDRDRDRDRDRDRDKDRDRDRDRDKDRDRDRDRERDRGRERDRERDKDKDRDRERDKDRDRERDRDRDGGPYSLQMDHTPSTSQSSTSSTPTPLSSSQRPHSRPHLRSHTPHSLPAYKPPSSDSPLLWTYPSGGFRRPPAYDSLRGSAQTPSLQQPSSLTGVGEGAFKSNGGSSSLQSKVGFMPWDSSASLAADEGSYWPMQRKLSFSHGSRETEKDEGRAWNGSADALLRMDKEDLCMGSRGGLSGIPVHFSGATSRALGHSESLAGVDSSPGFRALPRVGLPLPCQTFPACRNGEVGRLGRSSSAAGVRQVGGGDVQRQSSLPAREALNQLHGLAQPQVPCSPSSPSVSRQQQQLQLHQQQLQLKQQLQQLQQQHHLQLQFQQLAQLAQGQPPVSGGTTLSATQSQRDGKLLEVIERKRCLCKEIKAHRRPDKSLCKQDSMPILPSWRRTPEPRKTGTPPCQRPQAVVWDTAI is encoded by the exons CTCCAACCAAAATGACCCCTCAGCCACTGTTGGCAAAGTCAGAGACTTGGCTTCTTTCCGCCGGCACTTCCGGATGGGTTTCATGACCATGCCGGCCTCCCAGGACCTGTCCCCTCACTCCTGTGCCTCGGCCATGGCGCCGCGCTCGCAGTCCTGTCATGCTGTAGGTGCCGGGGATACAAGTCTGGAGAACGGAGATTACTCGGACACCCAATCCCAACATGGTGGCCGTTGCCCCCCAGCCAAACCCAAACGTCACCCCAGCACTCGCCTCAGCTCCTCCTCCAGTGACAGCAGAGGACTTATTGATACGCCACCACCTCTTGCGTCCTCCCACTCACAGGCCAAACACTCAGAGAAGAAAAATG CCATGAAGAAGTCTGACTCTGGAGAGATTGGAGGAAAGAAGGTGCCTCCTTTAAAGCCCAAGAGAAGTCCTAGCACGCAGCTTTCCTTTGACCCTCTTCCTCCACGTGTGCCTCCTTCTGCCACATCCTTGCCTTTCCAGGCAGCAGACTCTCAGATTCAGACAGGAGACGGGGAGGATGAGCCGGTCTATATAGAGATGGTGGGCCAAGTGTTCACCAGAGACAGCCAGACGGccaccccccaccctgtcaCCCCTGTGGCCACCACGCCTGACTCTGACTCAGACCAGAGTGAGGCCATCTATGAGGAGATGAAATACCCGCTGCAAGAGGACAGAGAGTCCCAGAGACACCTCCCTTCCAAACATGAGAAACTGAAAACCTCGAAACACTTCCATGTCACCCCTTCCTCCTCCAGCAGCTCCTCCTCTCTGCCAcgcccctcctcttcctctccttcctacTCCAAACCAAAAGCTACTGTGTCAATCTCCCATTCGTCTCCTCTGCCTTCCTCTGCATCCTCTACCCCTGTCCCCCAGGTCCTCTCTACCAGTCCACACACTCCAAGAGCGCCTACTCCCTACCTGCTGCAAGGAAGTAAATCTGAGGCAGAGTCCAACACGAAGATCCCAGCCCCGTTTCCCAATCTTCTACAACACCGGCCCCCACTGCTTGCCTTCCCTCAGCCAGCAGCAGCCTCCAGCGGGGTCGGGGTGCAAAACAAGTCTACTTCTGCTAAAATGGGAACTCAAACATCCAGCGTGACTACTCAAGCCAGCACCTCCTCCTCGACTACTTCGAATGTTCCATCGTCACTGTCGGGCTCCAAGGAGTCATCAGGAGGAAGTGCATCCCAGCAGGACAAACACAGCAGAGAGGCTCAGTTAGGCCCTGCCCCCGGACTGAGAGCCAGAAGCCACTCCACACCACTGCCTCCCTCCTCCAAATCCACCTCCCCTTTctcccatcaccaccaccaccctcaCCATCGTCCCTCGCACTACCATCACTATCGCaagccagagagaggagactCTCCCGCTCCAATCAAGGGCAGTTCTCAGAACCAGGCCACAGTCCAGACCCAAACCTCAAGTACAGGCAAGGAAGGCAAATCTGTTAGCTTCCTGTTGAAGTCGGATAAAGGAGAGAGGGATAAGGAtcgggacagagacagagacagagacagggacagggacagagacagagacaaggaTAGGGATAGGGACAGGGACAGAGACAAAGATAGGGACAGggacagagatagagaaaggGATAGGGGTAGAGAAAGGGACAGGGAAAGAGACAAGGACAaagacagggacagagagagggataaagacagggacagagaaagagacagggataGGGATGGAGGGCCATACTCCTTACAGATGGATCACACTCCCTCCACATCTCAAAGCAGCACCAGCTCAACCCCTACGCCATTATCTTCATCCCAGCGTCCTCATTCTCGCCCCCATCTTCGCTCTCACACTCCTCACAGCCTGCCAGCATACAAGCCTCCCTCCTCGGACAGCCCCCTGCTGTGGACCTACCCCTCCGGTGGCTTCCGGAGACCGCCGGCTTACGATAGCCTGAGAGGAAGCGCTCAGACACCGTCTCTGCAACAGCCCTCAAGTCTTACTGGTGTAGGTGAGGGGGCATTCAAAAGCAACGGAGGGTCTTCGTCCCTCCAATCAAAAGTTGGGTTCATGCCCTGGGACAGCAGTGCCAGTTTAGCTGCAGATGAGGGATCTTACTGGCCTATGCAGAGGAAATTGTCCTTCAGCCATgggagcagagagacagaga AGGACGAAGGCCGTGCGTGGAATGGCAGTGCTGATGCCCTATTAAGGATGGATAAGGAGGACCTCTGCATGGGGTCTCGAGGAGGCCTCTCAGGCATCCCAGTCCACTTCAGTGGTGCCACCAGCAGGGCGCTTGGTCACAGTGAGTCCTTGGCTGGTGTGGATAGCAGCCCAGGTTTCAGAGCCCTGCCCAGAGTTGGTCTGCCTCTTCCCTGCCAGACTTTCCCTGCCTGTCGCAATGGAG AAGTGGGGCGGCTGGGCCgctcctcctctgctgctgGAGTGAGACAGGTGGGTGGTGGAGACGTCCAGAGACAGAGCAGCCTACCAGCACGAGAAGCCCTGAATCAG CTGCATGGTCTGGCCCAGCCTCAAGTGCCCTGCAGTCCCAGCAGTCCCAGTGTGTctcggcagcagcagcaacttcagctccaccagcagcagctgcagttaaagcagcagctccagcagctccagcaaCAGCACCACCTGCAGTTGCAGTTCCAGCAGCTCGCCCAGCTGGCGCAGGGACAGCCTCCTGTCAGCGGGGGCACCACCCTATCCGCAACGCAGAGCCAGAGAGACGGCAAGCTGCTTGAAGTCATTGAGCGTAAACGCTGCCTGTGCAAAGAGATCAAGGCCCACAGGCGCCCTGACAAAAGCCTGTGCAAGCAGGACAGCATGCCCATCCTCCCTAGCTGGAGACGGACACCTGAGCCTCGTAAGACTGGCACGCCACCCTGCCAGAGGCCACAGGCCGTCGTGTGGGACACGGCTATCTGA
- the LOC120543802 gene encoding neuronal tyrosine-phosphorylated phosphoinositide-3-kinase adapter 1 isoform X1 — protein sequence MRRSTRIEGLGNKREIKVSWRRLPATYVPFSRDFFYTMSSGSAQDVAVEHFLRDIERRSKRLHCAVRGCEEERPRSDMNLLYRKSRLDWRQRDQEGSKKSSNQNDPSATVGKVRDLASFRRHFRMGFMTMPASQDLSPHSCASAMAPRSQSCHAVGAGDTSLENGDYSDTQSQHGGRCPPAKPKRHPSTRLSSSSSDSRGLIDTPPPLASSHSQAKHSEKKNAMKKSDSGEIGGKKVPPLKPKRSPSTQLSFDPLPPRVPPSATSLPFQAADSQIQTGDGEDEPVYIEMVGQVFTRDSQTATPHPVTPVATTPDSDSDQSEAIYEEMKYPLQEDRESQRHLPSKHEKLKTSKHFHVTPSSSSSSSSLPRPSSSSPSYSKPKATVSISHSSPLPSSASSTPVPQVLSTSPHTPRAPTPYLLQGSKSEAESNTKIPAPFPNLLQHRPPLLAFPQPAAASSGVGVQNKSTSAKMGTQTSSVTTQASTSSSTTSNVPSSLSGSKESSGGSASQQDKHSREAQLGPAPGLRARSHSTPLPPSSKSTSPFSHHHHHPHHRPSHYHHYRKPERGDSPAPIKGSSQNQATVQTQTSSTGKEGKSVSFLLKSDKGERDKDRDRDRDRDRDRDRDRDKDRDRDRDRDKDRDRDRDRERDRGRERDRERDKDKDRDRERDKDRDRERDRDRDGGPYSLQMDHTPSTSQSSTSSTPTPLSSSQRPHSRPHLRSHTPHSLPAYKPPSSDSPLLWTYPSGGFRRPPAYDSLRGSAQTPSLQQPSSLTGVGEGAFKSNGGSSSLQSKVGFMPWDSSASLAADEGSYWPMQRKLSFSHGSRETEKDEGRAWNGSADALLRMDKEDLCMGSRGGLSGIPVHFSGATSRALGHSESLAGVDSSPGFRALPRVGLPLPCQTFPACRNGEVGRLGRSSSAAGVRQVGGGDVQRQSSLPAREALNQLHGLAQPQVPCSPSSPSVSRQQQQLQLHQQQLQLKQQLQQLQQQHHLQLQFQQLAQLAQGQPPVSGGTTLSATQSQRDGKLLEVIERKRCLCKEIKAHRRPDKSLCKQDSMPILPSWRRTPEPRKTGTPPCQRPQAVVWDTAI from the exons CTCCAACCAAAATGACCCCTCAGCCACTGTTGGCAAAGTCAGAGACTTGGCTTCTTTCCGCCGGCACTTCCGGATGGGTTTCATGACCATGCCGGCCTCCCAGGACCTGTCCCCTCACTCCTGTGCCTCGGCCATGGCGCCGCGCTCGCAGTCCTGTCATGCTGTAGGTGCCGGGGATACAAGTCTGGAGAACGGAGATTACTCGGACACCCAATCCCAACATGGTGGCCGTTGCCCCCCAGCCAAACCCAAACGTCACCCCAGCACTCGCCTCAGCTCCTCCTCCAGTGACAGCAGAGGACTTATTGATACGCCACCACCTCTTGCGTCCTCCCACTCACAGGCCAAACACTCAGAGAAGAAAAATG CCATGAAGAAGTCTGACTCTGGAGAGATTGGAGGAAAGAAGGTGCCTCCTTTAAAGCCCAAGAGAAGTCCTAGCACGCAGCTTTCCTTTGACCCTCTTCCTCCACGTGTGCCTCCTTCTGCCACATCCTTGCCTTTCCAGGCAGCAGACTCTCAGATTCAGACAGGAGACGGGGAGGATGAGCCGGTCTATATAGAGATGGTGGGCCAAGTGTTCACCAGAGACAGCCAGACGGccaccccccaccctgtcaCCCCTGTGGCCACCACGCCTGACTCTGACTCAGACCAGAGTGAGGCCATCTATGAGGAGATGAAATACCCGCTGCAAGAGGACAGAGAGTCCCAGAGACACCTCCCTTCCAAACATGAGAAACTGAAAACCTCGAAACACTTCCATGTCACCCCTTCCTCCTCCAGCAGCTCCTCCTCTCTGCCAcgcccctcctcttcctctccttcctacTCCAAACCAAAAGCTACTGTGTCAATCTCCCATTCGTCTCCTCTGCCTTCCTCTGCATCCTCTACCCCTGTCCCCCAGGTCCTCTCTACCAGTCCACACACTCCAAGAGCGCCTACTCCCTACCTGCTGCAAGGAAGTAAATCTGAGGCAGAGTCCAACACGAAGATCCCAGCCCCGTTTCCCAATCTTCTACAACACCGGCCCCCACTGCTTGCCTTCCCTCAGCCAGCAGCAGCCTCCAGCGGGGTCGGGGTGCAAAACAAGTCTACTTCTGCTAAAATGGGAACTCAAACATCCAGCGTGACTACTCAAGCCAGCACCTCCTCCTCGACTACTTCGAATGTTCCATCGTCACTGTCGGGCTCCAAGGAGTCATCAGGAGGAAGTGCATCCCAGCAGGACAAACACAGCAGAGAGGCTCAGTTAGGCCCTGCCCCCGGACTGAGAGCCAGAAGCCACTCCACACCACTGCCTCCCTCCTCCAAATCCACCTCCCCTTTctcccatcaccaccaccaccctcaCCATCGTCCCTCGCACTACCATCACTATCGCaagccagagagaggagactCTCCCGCTCCAATCAAGGGCAGTTCTCAGAACCAGGCCACAGTCCAGACCCAAACCTCAAGTACAGGCAAGGAAGGCAAATCTGTTAGCTTCCTGTTGAAGTCGGATAAAGGAGAGAGGGATAAGGAtcgggacagagacagagacagagacagggacagggacagagacagagacaaggaTAGGGATAGGGACAGGGACAGAGACAAAGATAGGGACAGggacagagatagagaaaggGATAGGGGTAGAGAAAGGGACAGGGAAAGAGACAAGGACAaagacagggacagagagagggataaagacagggacagagaaagagacagggataGGGATGGAGGGCCATACTCCTTACAGATGGATCACACTCCCTCCACATCTCAAAGCAGCACCAGCTCAACCCCTACGCCATTATCTTCATCCCAGCGTCCTCATTCTCGCCCCCATCTTCGCTCTCACACTCCTCACAGCCTGCCAGCATACAAGCCTCCCTCCTCGGACAGCCCCCTGCTGTGGACCTACCCCTCCGGTGGCTTCCGGAGACCGCCGGCTTACGATAGCCTGAGAGGAAGCGCTCAGACACCGTCTCTGCAACAGCCCTCAAGTCTTACTGGTGTAGGTGAGGGGGCATTCAAAAGCAACGGAGGGTCTTCGTCCCTCCAATCAAAAGTTGGGTTCATGCCCTGGGACAGCAGTGCCAGTTTAGCTGCAGATGAGGGATCTTACTGGCCTATGCAGAGGAAATTGTCCTTCAGCCATgggagcagagagacagaga AGGACGAAGGCCGTGCGTGGAATGGCAGTGCTGATGCCCTATTAAGGATGGATAAGGAGGACCTCTGCATGGGGTCTCGAGGAGGCCTCTCAGGCATCCCAGTCCACTTCAGTGGTGCCACCAGCAGGGCGCTTGGTCACAGTGAGTCCTTGGCTGGTGTGGATAGCAGCCCAGGTTTCAGAGCCCTGCCCAGAGTTGGTCTGCCTCTTCCCTGCCAGACTTTCCCTGCCTGTCGCAATGGAG AAGTGGGGCGGCTGGGCCgctcctcctctgctgctgGAGTGAGACAGGTGGGTGGTGGAGACGTCCAGAGACAGAGCAGCCTACCAGCACGAGAAGCCCTGAATCAG CTGCATGGTCTGGCCCAGCCTCAAGTGCCCTGCAGTCCCAGCAGTCCCAGTGTGTctcggcagcagcagcaacttcagctccaccagcagcagctgcagttaaagcagcagctccagcagctccagcaaCAGCACCACCTGCAGTTGCAGTTCCAGCAGCTCGCCCAGCTGGCGCAGGGACAGCCTCCTGTCAGCGGGGGCACCACCCTATCCGCAACGCAGAGCCAGAGAGACGGCAAGCTGCTTGAAGTCATTGAGCGTAAACGCTGCCTGTGCAAAGAGATCAAGGCCCACAGGCGCCCTGACAAAAGCCTGTGCAAGCAGGACAGCATGCCCATCCTCCCTAGCTGGAGACGGACACCTGAGCCTCGTAAGACTGGCACGCCACCCTGCCAGAGGCCACAGGCCGTCGTGTGGGACACGGCTATCTGA
- the LOC120543802 gene encoding neuronal tyrosine-phosphorylated phosphoinositide-3-kinase adapter 1 isoform X2, protein MSRIRRAITQLESVSWRRLPATYVPFSRDFFYTMSSGSAQDVAVEHFLRDIERRSKRLHCAVRGCEEERPRSDMNLLYRKSRLDWRQRDQEGSKKSSNQNDPSATVGKVRDLASFRRHFRMGFMTMPASQDLSPHSCASAMAPRSQSCHAVGAGDTSLENGDYSDTQSQHGGRCPPAKPKRHPSTRLSSSSSDSRGLIDTPPPLASSHSQAKHSEKKNAMKKSDSGEIGGKKVPPLKPKRSPSTQLSFDPLPPRVPPSATSLPFQAADSQIQTGDGEDEPVYIEMVGQVFTRDSQTATPHPVTPVATTPDSDSDQSEAIYEEMKYPLQEDRESQRHLPSKHEKLKTSKHFHVTPSSSSSSSSLPRPSSSSPSYSKPKATVSISHSSPLPSSASSTPVPQVLSTSPHTPRAPTPYLLQGSKSEAESNTKIPAPFPNLLQHRPPLLAFPQPAAASSGVGVQNKSTSAKMGTQTSSVTTQASTSSSTTSNVPSSLSGSKESSGGSASQQDKHSREAQLGPAPGLRARSHSTPLPPSSKSTSPFSHHHHHPHHRPSHYHHYRKPERGDSPAPIKGSSQNQATVQTQTSSTGKEGKSVSFLLKSDKGERDKDRDRDRDRDRDRDRDRDKDRDRDRDRDKDRDRDRDRERDRGRERDRERDKDKDRDRERDKDRDRERDRDRDGGPYSLQMDHTPSTSQSSTSSTPTPLSSSQRPHSRPHLRSHTPHSLPAYKPPSSDSPLLWTYPSGGFRRPPAYDSLRGSAQTPSLQQPSSLTGVGEGAFKSNGGSSSLQSKVGFMPWDSSASLAADEGSYWPMQRKLSFSHGSRETEKDEGRAWNGSADALLRMDKEDLCMGSRGGLSGIPVHFSGATSRALGHSESLAGVDSSPGFRALPRVGLPLPCQTFPACRNGEVGRLGRSSSAAGVRQVGGGDVQRQSSLPAREALNQLHGLAQPQVPCSPSSPSVSRQQQQLQLHQQQLQLKQQLQQLQQQHHLQLQFQQLAQLAQGQPPVSGGTTLSATQSQRDGKLLEVIERKRCLCKEIKAHRRPDKSLCKQDSMPILPSWRRTPEPRKTGTPPCQRPQAVVWDTAI, encoded by the exons CTCCAACCAAAATGACCCCTCAGCCACTGTTGGCAAAGTCAGAGACTTGGCTTCTTTCCGCCGGCACTTCCGGATGGGTTTCATGACCATGCCGGCCTCCCAGGACCTGTCCCCTCACTCCTGTGCCTCGGCCATGGCGCCGCGCTCGCAGTCCTGTCATGCTGTAGGTGCCGGGGATACAAGTCTGGAGAACGGAGATTACTCGGACACCCAATCCCAACATGGTGGCCGTTGCCCCCCAGCCAAACCCAAACGTCACCCCAGCACTCGCCTCAGCTCCTCCTCCAGTGACAGCAGAGGACTTATTGATACGCCACCACCTCTTGCGTCCTCCCACTCACAGGCCAAACACTCAGAGAAGAAAAATG CCATGAAGAAGTCTGACTCTGGAGAGATTGGAGGAAAGAAGGTGCCTCCTTTAAAGCCCAAGAGAAGTCCTAGCACGCAGCTTTCCTTTGACCCTCTTCCTCCACGTGTGCCTCCTTCTGCCACATCCTTGCCTTTCCAGGCAGCAGACTCTCAGATTCAGACAGGAGACGGGGAGGATGAGCCGGTCTATATAGAGATGGTGGGCCAAGTGTTCACCAGAGACAGCCAGACGGccaccccccaccctgtcaCCCCTGTGGCCACCACGCCTGACTCTGACTCAGACCAGAGTGAGGCCATCTATGAGGAGATGAAATACCCGCTGCAAGAGGACAGAGAGTCCCAGAGACACCTCCCTTCCAAACATGAGAAACTGAAAACCTCGAAACACTTCCATGTCACCCCTTCCTCCTCCAGCAGCTCCTCCTCTCTGCCAcgcccctcctcttcctctccttcctacTCCAAACCAAAAGCTACTGTGTCAATCTCCCATTCGTCTCCTCTGCCTTCCTCTGCATCCTCTACCCCTGTCCCCCAGGTCCTCTCTACCAGTCCACACACTCCAAGAGCGCCTACTCCCTACCTGCTGCAAGGAAGTAAATCTGAGGCAGAGTCCAACACGAAGATCCCAGCCCCGTTTCCCAATCTTCTACAACACCGGCCCCCACTGCTTGCCTTCCCTCAGCCAGCAGCAGCCTCCAGCGGGGTCGGGGTGCAAAACAAGTCTACTTCTGCTAAAATGGGAACTCAAACATCCAGCGTGACTACTCAAGCCAGCACCTCCTCCTCGACTACTTCGAATGTTCCATCGTCACTGTCGGGCTCCAAGGAGTCATCAGGAGGAAGTGCATCCCAGCAGGACAAACACAGCAGAGAGGCTCAGTTAGGCCCTGCCCCCGGACTGAGAGCCAGAAGCCACTCCACACCACTGCCTCCCTCCTCCAAATCCACCTCCCCTTTctcccatcaccaccaccaccctcaCCATCGTCCCTCGCACTACCATCACTATCGCaagccagagagaggagactCTCCCGCTCCAATCAAGGGCAGTTCTCAGAACCAGGCCACAGTCCAGACCCAAACCTCAAGTACAGGCAAGGAAGGCAAATCTGTTAGCTTCCTGTTGAAGTCGGATAAAGGAGAGAGGGATAAGGAtcgggacagagacagagacagagacagggacagggacagagacagagacaaggaTAGGGATAGGGACAGGGACAGAGACAAAGATAGGGACAGggacagagatagagaaaggGATAGGGGTAGAGAAAGGGACAGGGAAAGAGACAAGGACAaagacagggacagagagagggataaagacagggacagagaaagagacagggataGGGATGGAGGGCCATACTCCTTACAGATGGATCACACTCCCTCCACATCTCAAAGCAGCACCAGCTCAACCCCTACGCCATTATCTTCATCCCAGCGTCCTCATTCTCGCCCCCATCTTCGCTCTCACACTCCTCACAGCCTGCCAGCATACAAGCCTCCCTCCTCGGACAGCCCCCTGCTGTGGACCTACCCCTCCGGTGGCTTCCGGAGACCGCCGGCTTACGATAGCCTGAGAGGAAGCGCTCAGACACCGTCTCTGCAACAGCCCTCAAGTCTTACTGGTGTAGGTGAGGGGGCATTCAAAAGCAACGGAGGGTCTTCGTCCCTCCAATCAAAAGTTGGGTTCATGCCCTGGGACAGCAGTGCCAGTTTAGCTGCAGATGAGGGATCTTACTGGCCTATGCAGAGGAAATTGTCCTTCAGCCATgggagcagagagacagaga AGGACGAAGGCCGTGCGTGGAATGGCAGTGCTGATGCCCTATTAAGGATGGATAAGGAGGACCTCTGCATGGGGTCTCGAGGAGGCCTCTCAGGCATCCCAGTCCACTTCAGTGGTGCCACCAGCAGGGCGCTTGGTCACAGTGAGTCCTTGGCTGGTGTGGATAGCAGCCCAGGTTTCAGAGCCCTGCCCAGAGTTGGTCTGCCTCTTCCCTGCCAGACTTTCCCTGCCTGTCGCAATGGAG AAGTGGGGCGGCTGGGCCgctcctcctctgctgctgGAGTGAGACAGGTGGGTGGTGGAGACGTCCAGAGACAGAGCAGCCTACCAGCACGAGAAGCCCTGAATCAG CTGCATGGTCTGGCCCAGCCTCAAGTGCCCTGCAGTCCCAGCAGTCCCAGTGTGTctcggcagcagcagcaacttcagctccaccagcagcagctgcagttaaagcagcagctccagcagctccagcaaCAGCACCACCTGCAGTTGCAGTTCCAGCAGCTCGCCCAGCTGGCGCAGGGACAGCCTCCTGTCAGCGGGGGCACCACCCTATCCGCAACGCAGAGCCAGAGAGACGGCAAGCTGCTTGAAGTCATTGAGCGTAAACGCTGCCTGTGCAAAGAGATCAAGGCCCACAGGCGCCCTGACAAAAGCCTGTGCAAGCAGGACAGCATGCCCATCCTCCCTAGCTGGAGACGGACACCTGAGCCTCGTAAGACTGGCACGCCACCCTGCCAGAGGCCACAGGCCGTCGTGTGGGACACGGCTATCTGA